In Pseudomonas sp. PDNC002, the DNA window CGGTGATCGTCCAGGACGACGTGCGCGTGCTGCCGCAGACCTTCCAAGGCGTGATGCTGGAGTCGAAGGAGCTGGACCGCTTCAAGTTCACCGCCGCGCAACTGTGGAACACCAGCACCCGCGCCTCCAGCGACCGCGAGTCGTTCTACCTGGCGACCCACCCCGCCAGCCAGGACAGCAACAAGCTGAACCTGGGCGGTGTCGACGCGCAATGGACGCCGGCGCTGTCCACCAGCTACTACTTCGCCCAGCTCGAGGACATCTACGACCAGCACTATGTCGGCGCCAACTTCAAGCAGCCGGTCGGCGAAAACACCGCGCTGCTCGGCACCCTGAGCTACTTCCACAATGAGGAGTCCGGGCAGGCACTGTCCGGGCGCATCGACAACCGCGCCTACGGTGCGCGCCTGGGCGTGAAGCATGGCGGACATATGCTGTCGGCCACCTACCAGCGCATGCTCGGCGAGGACATGTTCCCCATGTTGCTGGGCAACACGCCGCAGCCCTACCTGGTCAACTGGGTCACCAACGGCGGGTTCTTCTGGGCGCAGGAGCGCTCCTACCAGCTGCGTTACGACTACGACTTCGCCAGCCTCGGACTGCCGGGCCTGACGCTGATGACGCGCTACACCAAGGGCACCGACATCGCGCGGCCGGGCAAGAGCGACGGGCATGAGTACGAGCGCGATACCGACATCGGCTATACCGTCCAGAGCGGGCCGCTGAAGACGCTGTCCTTCCTCATGCGAACCTCCACCGTCCGCAGCAGCTATGCCAGCGACTACGACGAGGTGCGCTTCATCACAAGCTATCCGCTGGCATTCTGACTGCCCTGAAACGAAGAAGGCCCCTTGCGGGGCCTTCGTCATTCACTCGTCGTCGCCACTCGCGGCGACCGCGCCCAGGCAGCACAGTCGATGCTGCTGCTCACCAGCCTGCAGCAGCCAGCTCTGGTCCTCGGGCTGGTAGCTGGCCTCCATCACCTGGTTGTAGCTGAAGTGCCATTCGCGGCGATCGCGACCATCGATGGACTCGATCTGCAGCACCACGTCTTCACTGGCGAAGGGCTTGTCCGCATGGGCGGCGGCGTCGGCCTGGTCCAGCAATGCCTCGTTGAGCTCGAACTGCCAGGCGTGGAGGCCGTCGATCAATAGCATGTCGGCGGTTTCCAGCTGGTCCAGCAGGTAGGGAGTCGTGGTCATGTTCGGCACTCGGCAATTGGGCTGGCCGCCATCATAGACCAGCTGGGTTGCGGCTGCCGGTGATTCCGCCCGGCGCGGGCAGAGGCGGAGTCTACACTGAGGGTTTTCGCACGCTACCGGGAGTAAAAGCAGATGCGCACACGCGAACAGGGAGTCGTGGTCATGTTCGGCACTCGGCAATTGGGCTGGCCGCCATCATAGACCAGCTGGGTTGCGGCTGCCGGTGATTCCGCCCGGCGCGGGCAGAGGCGGAGTCTACACTGAGGGTTTTCGCACGCTACCGGGAGTAAAAGCAGATGCGCACACGCGAACTCGGACTATCGGGCCTGAAGATTCCCGCGCTGGTCTTCGGCGGCAATGTGTTCGGCTGGTCCGCCGACGAAGCGACCTCCTTCCGCCTGCTGGACGCTCTGCTCGATGCCGGCCTCAACTGCATCGATACCGCCGACGTCTACTCGCGCTGGGTTCCCGGCCACGAGGGTGGCGAGTCGGAAACCCTCATCGGCAAATGGCTGAAGAAGACCGGCAAGCGCAACCAGGTGCTGATCGCCACCAAGGCCGGCATGGACATGGGCAACGGCCACAAGGGCCTGTCGGCGGTGTACATCGAGCAGGCCCTGGGCCGCTCGCTCAAACGCCTGCAGACCGATTACATCGACCTCTACCAGTCGCACTGCGATGACCCGCACACCTCGATGGAGGAAACCATGGGCGCCTTCGCCGAAGCGATCGAGACCGGCAAGGTACGGGTGATCGGCGCTTCGAACCTCGACGCCAAGCGCCTGCGCGAGGCCCGCGAGGTGTGCGACCGTCTGAAGCTGCCCAGTTACCAGAGCCTGCAGCCCAACTACAACCTCTACGACCGCGCCAACTACGAGACCAACCTGGAACCCACGGTGCAGCAGCTGGGTCTGGGCGTCATCAGTTTCTATTCGCTGGCGGCGGGCTTCCTCACCGGCAAGTACCGTAGCGAAGCGGACCTGGGCAAGAGCAGCGTGCGCGGCTACAAGGTGAAGAACTTCATGAACGAGCGCGGCTTCGCGATTCTCGATGCGCTGGAGGAAGTGGCCGGCGAACTGAAGGCAACCCCGACCCAGGTCGCCCTGGCCTGGCTGATGGCGCGGCCGAGCATCACCGCACCGATCGCCAGCGCCTCGAAGCTGGAGCAACTGCCCGACCTGATCGCAGCCACGCAGCTCACCCTGGGTGACGAGGCCACCCGGCGCCTGGATGCCGCCAGCGCCTACTGATACCTGCTGCCGGCGGCGTACGGGGCTTGCCCGTCGCCGCCTTTCCGATTCGCCGCCGAAAACCAGAAGAGAAAATCAGTGTGCGAAACTTCTTTTAATCTTGAGTGAATTTTCACAAATCACTTAGGAAGCAATTCCAGGTCAATTCC includes these proteins:
- a CDS encoding aldo/keto reductase, which produces MRTRELGLSGLKIPALVFGGNVFGWSADEATSFRLLDALLDAGLNCIDTADVYSRWVPGHEGGESETLIGKWLKKTGKRNQVLIATKAGMDMGNGHKGLSAVYIEQALGRSLKRLQTDYIDLYQSHCDDPHTSMEETMGAFAEAIETGKVRVIGASNLDAKRLREAREVCDRLKLPSYQSLQPNYNLYDRANYETNLEPTVQQLGLGVISFYSLAAGFLTGKYRSEADLGKSSVRGYKVKNFMNERGFAILDALEEVAGELKATPTQVALAWLMARPSITAPIASASKLEQLPDLIAATQLTLGDEATRRLDAASAY
- a CDS encoding OprD family porin, whose amino-acid sequence is MFRNRFAGALVASALLPLCAQADLIDDSRLDTTLRNFYMLRDYRQDNAPQSQAGSWSQAVLARFSSGFTEGTIGVGVDFTGFYALKLDGGAGTSNDSNLPYDRTTGEPVDDFSRGGATLKLRYSKTTLKVGLLEPRLPVIVQDDVRVLPQTFQGVMLESKELDRFKFTAAQLWNTSTRASSDRESFYLATHPASQDSNKLNLGGVDAQWTPALSTSYYFAQLEDIYDQHYVGANFKQPVGENTALLGTLSYFHNEESGQALSGRIDNRAYGARLGVKHGGHMLSATYQRMLGEDMFPMLLGNTPQPYLVNWVTNGGFFWAQERSYQLRYDYDFASLGLPGLTLMTRYTKGTDIARPGKSDGHEYERDTDIGYTVQSGPLKTLSFLMRTSTVRSSYASDYDEVRFITSYPLAF
- a CDS encoding DUF5629 family protein → MTTTPYLLDQLETADMLLIDGLHAWQFELNEALLDQADAAAHADKPFASEDVVLQIESIDGRDRREWHFSYNQVMEASYQPEDQSWLLQAGEQQHRLCCLGAVAASGDDE